From the genome of Geothrix sp. 21YS21S-4, one region includes:
- the hpt gene encoding hypoxanthine phosphoribosyltransferase gives MRDRITPLLTEAQIRARVQELGAQLTQDYAGKDLVLVGLLNGVFPFFADLVRAMDFDFDMSFMQVASYGGGLESTGEVHILKDLDRSIQGRHAIVVEDIVDTGLTLFKVGNLLKDREPLSLKICTLLDKPTRRKVEVPVDYVGFTIEDHFVVGYGLDFDGKLRNLPYVGVYHP, from the coding sequence ATGCGAGACCGCATCACCCCGCTGCTGACGGAGGCCCAGATCCGGGCCCGGGTCCAGGAGCTGGGGGCCCAGTTGACCCAGGACTATGCGGGGAAGGACCTCGTCCTGGTGGGCCTGCTCAACGGGGTGTTCCCCTTCTTCGCCGATCTGGTGCGGGCCATGGACTTCGACTTCGACATGAGCTTCATGCAGGTGGCCAGCTACGGCGGCGGCTTGGAGAGCACCGGGGAAGTGCACATCCTCAAGGATCTGGACCGCTCCATCCAGGGCCGCCACGCCATCGTGGTGGAAGACATCGTGGACACGGGCCTGACGCTCTTCAAGGTGGGCAACCTCCTGAAGGACCGGGAACCCCTCAGCCTCAAGATCTGCACCCTCCTGGACAAGCCCACCCGCCGCAAGGTGGAAGTCCCCGTGGACTACGTCGGCTTCACCATCGAGGATCACTTCGTCGTCGGCTACGGCCTGGATTTCGACGGCAAGCTCCGCAACCTGCCCTACGTGGGGGTCTACCACCCGTGA
- a CDS encoding RNA polymerase sigma factor yields the protein MNESPPFRPTPIAERLPDPGSPYHTPEVLAWVEAAQGGDQTAFACLVKLFSRDVYRKAFSVLKNHQDADDVVQETFIRVFRSLGNFRFESSFRTWLITIATRQALNFRERMAREHESLEGPDGALEHPALRVEETQITSTLDQEARRLLTEALPKLPRRQKEALTLKLQHDWKYEQIAQQMGTSVGSVKAHIFHAIQNLTRHLKGGRK from the coding sequence TTGAACGAATCCCCGCCCTTCCGGCCGACCCCTATCGCCGAACGCCTCCCCGATCCGGGCTCCCCCTACCACACGCCCGAAGTCCTGGCGTGGGTGGAAGCGGCCCAGGGCGGCGACCAGACGGCGTTCGCCTGCCTGGTGAAGCTGTTCTCCCGCGACGTCTACCGGAAGGCCTTCTCGGTCCTGAAGAACCACCAGGACGCCGATGACGTGGTACAGGAGACCTTCATTCGGGTGTTCCGGTCCCTGGGAAACTTCCGGTTCGAATCCTCCTTCCGCACCTGGCTCATCACCATCGCCACCCGCCAGGCCCTCAACTTCCGCGAGCGCATGGCCCGCGAACACGAGAGTCTGGAAGGCCCGGACGGCGCCCTTGAACACCCCGCCCTCCGGGTGGAGGAGACTCAGATCACCTCCACCCTCGACCAGGAGGCCCGGCGCCTCCTGACCGAGGCCCTTCCCAAACTGCCCCGCCGCCAGAAGGAAGCCTTGACCCTGAAGCTGCAGCACGACTGGAAGTACGAACAGATCGCCCAGCAGATGGGCACATCGGTGGGCAGCGTGAAGGCCCACATCTTCCACGCCATCCAGAATCTCACCCGCCATCTCAAAGGAGGCCGGAAATGA
- a CDS encoding ribonuclease J: MISSAPVFQDWTTPPAADELRLIPIGGLGEFGMNALVVHSARSLFLVDCGQLFPSDDQPGIDSIVPDFAYLEPFADRLQAVLLTHGHEDHLGALPYFLRRWPVPVYGTPFTLGLLEGKLREHGLSPELLRPVADYGRVKVGDGEIEAEWIPVTHSIPDACALVLYTPQGVLVHSGDFKLDPAPPDGRVTGLDRLRALGDGGVRLLMADSTNVSRPGRTPSESLCREGLEAAFERTEGRLFVTTFSSNIQRLQTLVDLAYEFRRRVVLLGRSLDRNLTLARSLKRFALPDDILLEPKDAALFAPDELLVLCTGSQGEPMSGLARLLRKEVKGLPMEPGDRLLVSARPIPGNEVAISRMLDAAERLGAETSLEGLGLVHASGHGCREELADLIRAVRPAQMVPVHGTFRDLKAHGRLAASLGWAQDRISLLDGGLCLRLFQDGRVDLPGSVPVGKCFVHEGVDHMVDARVVKDRLILQEDGIVFATLLVDPHTGALAADPTILSRGFVMVSDDEAYAELLAGVARKTYEEAPPLVRKDGEALRDALRLALRRIIRKTTQTRPLVIPVILESPAS, from the coding sequence ATGATCTCCTCCGCTCCCGTTTTCCAGGATTGGACGACCCCTCCCGCGGCGGACGAACTGCGCCTGATCCCCATCGGCGGCCTCGGCGAATTCGGGATGAACGCCCTGGTGGTCCACAGCGCCCGTAGCCTCTTCCTGGTGGACTGCGGCCAGCTCTTCCCCTCCGACGACCAGCCGGGCATCGATTCCATCGTCCCCGACTTCGCCTACCTGGAGCCCTTCGCGGACCGCCTCCAGGCGGTGCTGCTCACCCACGGGCACGAGGATCACCTCGGGGCGCTTCCCTACTTCCTGCGGCGCTGGCCGGTGCCGGTCTACGGCACGCCCTTCACGCTGGGACTGCTGGAGGGCAAGCTTCGCGAGCACGGCCTGAGCCCCGAGCTGCTGCGCCCGGTGGCCGACTACGGCCGGGTGAAGGTGGGGGATGGCGAGATCGAAGCCGAGTGGATTCCCGTCACCCACAGCATCCCCGATGCCTGCGCCCTCGTTCTGTATACGCCCCAAGGCGTTCTGGTCCACTCCGGGGATTTCAAGCTGGATCCCGCGCCGCCGGACGGACGCGTCACCGGGCTCGACCGCCTGCGGGCTCTGGGCGATGGGGGCGTGCGGCTGCTGATGGCCGATTCCACCAACGTCAGCCGGCCGGGCCGCACCCCCTCCGAATCCCTGTGCCGCGAAGGGTTGGAAGCCGCCTTCGAGCGCACGGAGGGGCGGCTGTTCGTGACCACGTTCAGCTCCAACATCCAGCGCCTCCAGACGCTGGTGGATCTGGCCTACGAGTTCCGCCGGCGGGTGGTGCTGCTGGGACGGAGCCTGGACCGCAACCTGACTCTGGCGCGCTCCCTGAAGCGCTTCGCCCTCCCCGACGACATCCTTCTCGAACCGAAGGATGCGGCGCTGTTCGCTCCCGACGAATTGCTGGTCCTCTGCACCGGCAGTCAGGGCGAGCCCATGAGCGGCCTGGCGCGGCTCCTGCGGAAGGAGGTCAAGGGCCTGCCCATGGAGCCGGGGGACCGCCTTCTGGTGAGTGCCCGGCCCATTCCGGGCAACGAGGTGGCGATCTCCCGGATGCTCGACGCTGCGGAGCGGCTCGGGGCAGAAACCTCGCTGGAGGGATTGGGCCTCGTCCACGCCTCGGGCCACGGGTGCCGCGAGGAACTGGCGGACCTGATCCGCGCGGTGCGACCGGCGCAGATGGTGCCCGTCCACGGCACCTTCCGGGACCTGAAGGCCCACGGCCGTCTCGCGGCGTCCCTGGGATGGGCGCAGGACCGCATCAGCCTGCTGGACGGCGGGCTCTGCCTGCGGTTGTTCCAGGATGGGCGCGTGGACCTGCCGGGCTCGGTGCCCGTCGGCAAGTGCTTCGTCCACGAGGGGGTGGATCACATGGTCGACGCCCGCGTGGTCAAGGACCGGTTGATCCTCCAGGAGGACGGCATCGTGTTCGCCACCCTCCTGGTGGATCCCCACACGGGGGCCCTGGCGGCCGACCCCACCATCCTCAGCCGGGGGTTCGTGATGGTGTCGGACGACGAGGCCTATGCGGAATTGCTGGCCGGCGTCGCCCGCAAGACCTACGAGGAGGCGCCGCCGCTGGTCCGGAAGGACGGGGAGGCCCTGCGCGACGCGCTTCGGCTGGCCCTGCGGCGGATCATCCGGAAGACCACCCAGACGCGGCCGCTGGTGATTCCCGTGATCCTGGAATCCCCCGCTTCCTGA
- the rsmA gene encoding 16S rRNA (adenine(1518)-N(6)/adenine(1519)-N(6))-dimethyltransferase RsmA, with protein MVLWGVSEPSTLPRLRPKKSLGQNFLVNEGAIRVIVEAALRTPAPRLLEIGPGPGVLTERLLDDGRPLWAVDLDSEACALLRERFVDRPHFHLLEGDAVRMGLPEGEPWSVVGNLPYNAATPILARLLTEDIPWERMALMFQLEVAQKLMGTPGTKAYGPLSILAQLCARLTRLVKLGPGSFRPAPKVDSAVVLFEPRADAPPLAERKALLALLHRSFAHRRKTLANNWQGVLPPEALAEAGLDPTLRAEGIEPRTWLAASRALASRLPERLAP; from the coding sequence GTGGTACTCTGGGGCGTGTCGGAACCTTCCACCCTCCCCCGTTTGCGTCCCAAGAAATCCCTTGGCCAGAATTTTCTGGTGAATGAGGGCGCGATCCGCGTCATCGTCGAGGCCGCGTTGCGAACGCCGGCCCCGCGGCTGCTGGAGATCGGCCCTGGGCCCGGCGTCCTGACCGAGCGGCTCCTGGACGATGGCCGTCCGCTCTGGGCGGTGGATCTGGATTCCGAAGCCTGCGCCCTGCTGCGGGAGCGGTTCGTGGACCGGCCTCATTTCCATCTGCTGGAAGGGGATGCCGTTCGCATGGGCCTGCCGGAAGGCGAGCCCTGGTCCGTGGTGGGCAACTTGCCGTACAACGCGGCGACGCCCATCCTCGCCCGGCTGCTGACCGAGGACATTCCCTGGGAGCGGATGGCGCTGATGTTCCAGTTGGAAGTGGCCCAGAAGCTGATGGGTACGCCGGGAACGAAGGCCTACGGACCCCTGTCGATCCTCGCGCAACTGTGCGCCCGGCTCACCCGCCTGGTGAAGCTGGGGCCGGGTTCCTTCCGGCCCGCGCCCAAAGTGGATTCCGCCGTGGTGCTGTTCGAGCCCCGGGCGGACGCGCCCCCGCTTGCGGAGCGCAAGGCGCTCCTGGCGCTCCTGCACCGCTCCTTCGCCCATCGGCGGAAGACCCTGGCCAACAACTGGCAGGGGGTTCTCCCGCCGGAGGCGCTGGCCGAAGCCGGCCTGGATCCCACCCTCCGCGCGGAAGGGATCGAGCCCCGGACGTGGCTTGCCGCATCCCGGGCTCTGGCCTCCCGGCTCCCCGAAAGGCTTGCGCCATGA
- a CDS encoding PilC/PilY family type IV pilus protein yields the protein MIRFPNLRSLASLALAILLVQPLCAQLDPRLQKGKTDFLDLYQKTTLDLKPEIATVFDFSGSMNRLMFHPLFPNNWADEDTTSTTTSMYTNVCVVINTTGTAITSVRFGSGAGSTTVSVSGRSYTVGGAPKTTSGIRTNILVKPDGSEVMQADVNALPSTDPNAANAYSYADLDWTTSLGMRSKDARNWIRAASHVRMECTYNGVTRNIDFPLNWAVLPTKGWRTSSGVVTGDTLPDGSSPYTISSTLPRETVTDPKTSIRYDLDTNYLGTQSNDVMLRRVSNDQTANVGNNSNTNIGLYRTRYIEWIFWGKDGSGRYCVPDAISTSLTAIDPDSVGGTLTFTTAAKRSFDNGLPNRNRIQAIKEAAIRTWLKYQDKVYWAFRSLAATGSTVSQTTSAPTTISVPDVDDNTQVGSQNWNLFNGDTDNGVRRISKLVPNGGTPLTLSHASVYAQLQNVDPFSRVEKSPDDAPQDCMKHFMILFTDGAPSGETLPSEGSASNFPYLGGAAAGNAALKGNASSLNIGSTYYNSPTLAGVAAHGGDLNIGAMVDPLTVTYPSSGSIAAFAPFWVKKRGTGSDAMTFSYPHPIQTMTVGVSLGVNWAGTPAQPIALNVPPIALNSDITSAKYRLLATATFGDPRKTTYNIATAIPYTVNDGVTDSNSVYFFDGTAPQTLVDNLDRAFKEAASIANQNSNALPTVPFVGLGLASQIYLGNFTPPKEGGPVWPGDLLMFPTKQVNGETVILDKAGAPVSTTLSASNASWAASAALYNRKWDQRKIWTRLPATTSVPTPALIPFMFKPTSGSTAQFDAIKAYIATSSSYTEAQKSDLIKFIMGADLNLAAQPNRSTIMGDVINSAPAVVEYTLTDAIRTGLPATLTAALSAHSGARFRVLFVGTNQGMFHAFGEISWTDNTTDPANPITRGAVDELWAFVPTDFLANLDYMQTVNTHRFLVDGSPYVYHLDLPVGTNLSGNGTIDSTETARVIFGLRKGGRSYYALNITNPFTPTMAWVVSADESATIPTSRVEYSDPTKAKSVIKNLGFSTSAVTVGRVQYGTTAPTLRDAVFLGGGLSTTEVDAEFAPALLGRSALAVDAGSGTILNVWDFSASGGLGGVVTGMGPVAAGLVPFEYFLNSGLVQRAYFTDFNGSLWALGSAKTTTASDGKSYRRDSSNLSAWTVDGNFGSAASVRKIYAGAANEYMSTVPAPFLTGNVPVSAGTIPVGIALVSGDRNNPLDRNYTSATIPTRHRLTVVFDNQEATLGGTTIQTTDLYDVPNSPSGTTPPEVVPGNTSYYLAKGKRGYDIFFPAKTGGFLPKGINEPLVLGGALLFSYFMPTLSDPCSGGSGTTSTNRVCDVISPVYLGNTTQASNAYGTACQGGQVFTWSGVATSFSARSTVTANQAGMLPTAGGSTGNTSTTAIRTIFGLVKDRFPRPRTWRTVH from the coding sequence ATGATCCGCTTCCCGAACCTCCGCTCCCTGGCCTCTCTCGCCCTGGCGATCCTCCTCGTCCAGCCCCTCTGCGCCCAGCTCGACCCGCGGCTTCAGAAGGGCAAGACGGACTTCCTGGACCTCTACCAAAAGACCACCCTCGACCTGAAGCCGGAGATCGCCACGGTCTTCGACTTCTCGGGGTCCATGAACCGCCTGATGTTCCATCCGCTCTTTCCCAACAACTGGGCGGACGAGGATACGACTTCCACTACGACGTCGATGTATACGAACGTGTGCGTGGTGATCAACACCACGGGGACGGCCATCACCAGCGTCCGCTTCGGAAGCGGGGCGGGCAGCACCACCGTCTCGGTGAGCGGACGGAGCTACACCGTGGGAGGGGCCCCCAAGACCACCTCCGGGATCCGCACCAACATTCTGGTGAAGCCCGACGGGAGCGAGGTCATGCAGGCGGATGTGAACGCGCTGCCATCCACGGATCCCAACGCCGCGAACGCCTACAGCTACGCCGATCTCGACTGGACCACCTCCCTCGGCATGCGTTCCAAGGATGCGCGCAACTGGATCCGCGCGGCTTCCCACGTCCGGATGGAATGCACCTACAACGGCGTGACGCGCAACATCGACTTTCCCCTGAACTGGGCCGTCCTGCCCACCAAGGGCTGGAGAACCTCCAGCGGCGTGGTGACGGGCGACACCCTCCCCGACGGCAGCAGCCCGTACACGATCAGCTCCACCTTGCCGAGGGAGACGGTCACGGATCCCAAAACATCCATCCGGTACGACCTGGACACCAACTACCTGGGCACCCAGAGCAACGATGTGATGCTGCGGCGGGTGAGCAACGACCAGACCGCGAATGTGGGAAACAACAGCAACACCAACATCGGCCTCTACCGCACCCGCTACATCGAGTGGATTTTCTGGGGCAAGGACGGAAGCGGGCGCTACTGCGTCCCCGACGCCATTTCCACATCCCTCACCGCCATCGATCCCGATTCGGTGGGAGGCACGCTGACCTTTACGACGGCCGCGAAGAGATCGTTCGACAACGGCCTTCCGAATCGGAACCGCATCCAGGCGATCAAGGAAGCGGCGATCCGGACCTGGCTGAAGTACCAGGACAAGGTGTACTGGGCCTTCCGCAGCCTCGCGGCCACCGGCTCCACGGTGAGCCAGACGACTTCCGCGCCGACCACCATCTCGGTGCCGGACGTCGACGATAACACGCAGGTGGGCAGCCAGAACTGGAACCTGTTCAATGGGGACACGGACAACGGCGTCCGGCGCATCTCCAAGCTGGTGCCCAACGGCGGCACGCCGCTGACCCTCTCCCACGCCAGCGTCTACGCCCAGCTGCAGAACGTCGATCCCTTCTCCCGCGTGGAGAAGTCGCCGGACGACGCGCCGCAGGACTGCATGAAGCACTTCATGATCCTGTTCACGGACGGTGCGCCCAGCGGCGAGACCCTCCCCTCGGAAGGGTCGGCTTCCAATTTCCCCTACCTGGGGGGAGCCGCTGCCGGGAACGCGGCCCTCAAGGGGAACGCTTCCTCCTTGAACATCGGGAGCACCTACTACAACTCCCCCACCTTGGCGGGCGTGGCCGCCCACGGCGGCGATCTGAACATCGGGGCGATGGTGGATCCGTTGACCGTCACCTATCCCTCCTCCGGGTCGATCGCCGCTTTCGCGCCCTTCTGGGTCAAGAAGCGGGGGACGGGTTCCGACGCCATGACCTTCAGCTACCCGCATCCGATCCAGACGATGACGGTGGGGGTGAGCCTCGGCGTCAATTGGGCCGGCACTCCGGCGCAGCCCATCGCTTTGAACGTTCCTCCCATCGCGCTGAATTCCGACATCACGTCCGCCAAGTACCGCCTCCTGGCGACCGCCACGTTCGGCGATCCGCGGAAGACCACCTACAACATCGCCACCGCGATTCCCTACACGGTGAACGACGGCGTCACCGATTCCAATTCCGTCTACTTCTTCGACGGCACGGCGCCCCAGACCCTGGTGGACAACCTGGACCGCGCCTTCAAGGAAGCGGCGAGCATCGCCAACCAGAACTCCAATGCGCTCCCCACCGTTCCCTTCGTGGGTCTCGGTCTGGCCTCTCAGATCTATCTGGGCAACTTCACGCCTCCCAAGGAGGGCGGTCCCGTCTGGCCGGGAGATCTGCTGATGTTCCCCACGAAGCAGGTGAACGGAGAGACGGTGATCCTCGACAAGGCGGGTGCCCCCGTTTCCACGACGCTGAGCGCCAGCAACGCCAGCTGGGCCGCCTCCGCCGCGCTCTACAACCGGAAGTGGGACCAGAGGAAGATCTGGACGCGCCTGCCGGCCACCACGTCGGTTCCCACGCCGGCCCTGATCCCCTTCATGTTCAAGCCGACCTCGGGCTCCACCGCCCAATTCGACGCCATCAAGGCCTACATCGCCACCAGCTCGTCCTACACCGAAGCCCAGAAGAGCGACCTCATCAAGTTCATCATGGGCGCCGACTTGAACCTCGCCGCCCAGCCCAACCGCTCCACCATCATGGGCGACGTCATCAACAGCGCCCCTGCCGTCGTGGAGTACACCCTCACCGACGCCATCCGCACCGGTCTCCCCGCGACGCTCACCGCCGCGCTGAGCGCGCACAGCGGCGCTCGGTTCCGCGTCCTGTTCGTGGGCACGAACCAGGGCATGTTCCACGCGTTCGGAGAGATCAGCTGGACGGACAACACCACCGACCCGGCAAATCCCATCACCCGCGGCGCGGTGGACGAACTGTGGGCCTTCGTGCCCACGGATTTCCTGGCGAATCTCGATTACATGCAGACCGTCAACACCCATCGCTTCCTGGTGGACGGCTCACCCTACGTCTATCACCTGGACCTTCCGGTGGGCACCAACCTCTCCGGCAACGGAACCATCGACAGCACGGAGACGGCCCGGGTGATCTTCGGCCTGCGGAAGGGGGGACGCAGCTACTACGCCCTGAACATCACGAATCCGTTCACTCCGACGATGGCGTGGGTGGTCTCCGCCGATGAATCCGCCACCATTCCCACCAGCCGCGTCGAGTACTCGGATCCCACCAAGGCCAAGTCCGTGATCAAGAATCTCGGCTTCTCCACCTCGGCGGTGACCGTGGGCCGCGTGCAGTACGGCACCACGGCTCCCACCCTCCGGGACGCCGTCTTTCTGGGCGGAGGCCTGAGCACCACGGAAGTGGACGCCGAGTTCGCTCCGGCCCTTCTGGGGCGTTCCGCACTGGCTGTGGACGCCGGGTCGGGAACCATCCTGAACGTATGGGATTTCTCGGCCAGCGGTGGACTGGGGGGCGTCGTGACGGGGATGGGGCCTGTGGCTGCAGGCCTGGTGCCCTTCGAGTATTTCCTCAACAGCGGGTTGGTCCAGCGCGCCTATTTCACGGATTTCAACGGCAGCCTCTGGGCGCTGGGATCCGCGAAGACGACCACCGCCTCCGACGGGAAATCCTACCGCCGGGATAGCAGCAACCTGAGTGCCTGGACCGTGGACGGCAACTTCGGTTCCGCCGCCTCCGTCCGCAAGATTTACGCAGGAGCGGCCAACGAGTACATGTCCACTGTGCCGGCTCCCTTCCTGACGGGAAACGTCCCCGTTTCGGCAGGGACCATTCCGGTGGGCATTGCGCTGGTCAGCGGCGATCGGAACAATCCCCTGGATCGTAATTACACTTCCGCCACCATTCCCACCCGGCACCGCCTGACCGTCGTATTCGACAACCAGGAGGCCACGCTGGGGGGCACGACCATCCAGACCACCGACCTCTACGACGTGCCCAACAGCCCCTCGGGGACGACGCCGCCGGAGGTGGTGCCCGGCAACACCTCCTACTACTTGGCCAAGGGAAAGCGGGGCTACGACATTTTCTTCCCCGCCAAGACCGGAGGCTTCCTTCCCAAGGGAATCAACGAGCCCCTCGTGCTGGGGGGTGCCCTCCTCTTCTCCTACTTCATGCCCACCCTCTCGGATCCCTGCAGCGGCGGCAGCGGCACCACCAGCACGAATCGGGTCTGTGACGTGATTTCGCCCGTCTATCTCGGCAACACCACCCAGGCCTCCAACGCCTATGGCACCGCCTGCCAGGGCGGCCAGGTCTTCACGTGGTCGGGAGTCGCCACCAGCTTCTCCGCCCGGAGCACCGTGACCGCCAATCAGGCCGGCATGCTGCCGACTGCGGGCGGAAGCACCGGAAACACATCCACCACCGCGATCCGGACCATCTTCGGTCTGGTCAAGGACCGATTCCCCCGTCCCCGCACCTGGCGGACGGTCCACTAA
- a CDS encoding PilX N-terminal domain-containing pilus assembly protein, with amino-acid sequence MPVRTPSPLRRSEAGGITIVVTLMLLVLLTVASVAMAKNALREMIVSGTSRQGAEVRTVADTGLEYTIYWMIQERENRPAVDSSVTTGYQRLIWVLDQLRDNPELGGQYFKVGTSSDMTVSLGTGKTGTFDLWALQMGKLPIVLTSQIDERLKPDLWAIRSNGVYDYGGSMQFQHSRETWVSTTNKQQ; translated from the coding sequence ATGCCTGTTCGCACGCCCTCTCCCCTCCGCCGTTCCGAAGCCGGTGGCATCACCATCGTCGTGACCCTGATGCTTCTGGTCCTGCTGACGGTGGCGTCGGTGGCCATGGCCAAGAACGCGCTCCGCGAAATGATCGTGTCGGGGACCTCCCGCCAGGGCGCGGAGGTGCGGACCGTGGCGGACACGGGCCTGGAATACACGATCTACTGGATGATCCAGGAACGGGAGAATCGGCCCGCGGTCGACAGCAGCGTGACGACCGGCTATCAGCGGCTCATCTGGGTGCTGGACCAGCTTCGCGACAATCCGGAACTGGGGGGGCAGTACTTCAAGGTGGGCACGTCCTCGGACATGACGGTCTCGCTGGGAACGGGCAAGACGGGCACCTTCGATCTGTGGGCGCTCCAGATGGGCAAGCTTCCCATCGTGCTCACGAGCCAGATCGACGAACGCCTCAAGCCCGACCTGTGGGCCATCCGTTCGAACGGGGTCTACGACTACGGCGGTTCCATGCAGTTCCAGCACAGCCGCGAGACCTGGGTTTCCACGACCAACAAGCAGCAGTGA